The sequence below is a genomic window from Perca fluviatilis chromosome 13, GENO_Pfluv_1.0, whole genome shotgun sequence.
TAAACTGGCTGTTCCAAGTTAAAAACTCAACATTTCCCTTTAAGTTAACCTTAGGATGACTTGAGGTAAAATGAAACTGTGAGGCCATCTTGTGGCATTTGACTGTAATATGTGTCCCTatttattaaaggtgccctgccacacaaaaccgtttttttcttgtattttttttttaaatatgttaggtccatatgtgtttgtgttatgtggtgaatgtgaaaatgaactgctacctcctctgtcagctctagccactgaaaagaaataagcggagaaatcaggccaattacaaaagctggtcagtctgacgtggtgttgcctgagctcattactattcatcagtggtggaatgtaacaaagtacaaatactttgttactgtacttaagtacatttttcacgtatctgtactttacttaagtagaatcattaatgcatacttttgacttttacttcgttacattttgcagcaattatctatactttctactccactacatttctacaacgttCCGTTAGACTTTCGTTACATTCTCTGATAAGTTTTTCTCCctgacgtcttcctgaccgtcacacgtttgcaGCCCTCAGCAGCCGCCGTCCAGCTCCTGGTGCCGctcgcgatattacgaatcccactatggccacgccaagacccgcccttcaatagcatttattagCCAGGCGCGTACCGCTCCCGCTACTACTGCTGCTCCTGTTACTGCTGTTGCTCCCGATACTCTGCTTGGTCATATGTGAAGCATCCGTTCACATAGGGTTAATATACAACCTGTATATATTTATCTTAAAAACACTCCCGGTCCTCCTCAGCTGTGAAGCCACGTAGCCTAGTTGTTGTCCAAGCCCGTGTGTTCTTGCTAGATAACTGTGTGCAGCGTTCACTGTCCCGTGGGAAATAATGCATAGTCGAGCTTCATGCAGATCACCCTGATAGATAACCAGAATTGTAAGTCAGAATGTAAACTGGGCCACAGATGGTAAGCACAATTACATTAACCTAAAACTAACTTCATTAAAAGGCCACGGCCCatactgttttttaaatgtattattatatagacattaagagaataaatcGTTTTGCaagtattttacttttaatacttaaagtacatttaaaatcaggtaatttttacttttacttaagtagggttgtcatcattgtacttctactttttcttaagtagggttgtcatcgttgtacttctacttttactaaagtaaatatgtctggttatttgtacttttacttaagtactgagattcagtacttcctccaccactgctatTCATGAGCTTGCCCAGTtgtgctgggtaaaggatgctgatagccaggttctcattggctagctgttagccaatcagagtcaagcagcttagcttgttgaatattaatgagaactggcaaaaattgagctgagtcttcctgcaggctttctataccatgctagaatggcttgaaacaaggtaaccaaggcattttttccacaaaaaaatgttacagagtccatggtagaactttaGACactaccacaaagtaatgaaatacgtgtggcagggcacatTTAAGAAATATTCAAAAAGTTTTTAATGAAAGGTATGAAATATGAAAATTAAGGCAAAAACTTGCCTAAAAAGGTCTGTTTTGggagtaaaaaaatataatttctctTAGCATTTCATCATCTCCTCCTTTATCCCTTGAACATTATTCCTTTCTTCTACAGCTGCCACATCTTTTCATGTCTTTGACAGTcctgtctcatcctctctgccCTCTCCTCAGCCCTACAGAAGACCACCTGTGGTCCATTGTTGGGGTCACAAGTTTAGGCGAAAACCAATCCTCCCGTGGGAAGCGGACAGTAAAGTGAGGGGGGCTATTTAAAGACTTGATAATGAGGGTGGAATCCTGGAGCCATGTTCTCTTTcatcattaacacacacacacacacacacacacacacacacacacacacacacacacacacacacacacacacacacacacacacacacacacacacacacacacacacacacacacgcctctcAACAGCCATAATAAATGCATCCAGCTGTAACTCCACCAGTCACTCCGGCATTATAGAGGAGGTAAAACTAAGAGATGTCTGTGTGTTGCAAGTTCTGCTGATGCAAAAAGTAATGACCTTACTAAACCTTTCTTATAACTAATGAAACATTTACCCAGGTATTTAGTTGATTGTGCTTTCTATTGCAGTTACACCTTTAATTTAATCTGAAACTGTGACAAATTACTCCTTGTACATCAACAATGTCACACATGACTTGAGTCATGAAAATGCAAGTTTTTGGacaataaaaacacttttcagAGAGGTTGTTGTGAGGTACTTTCATATCTTCCAACAAAtataaaattagacaaacaggtTATAAACGACATATGGCTACCAGGTGTTAAGTATAATTCTTAAAGGGCCATTTTGGCAAATCCTTTATGCCTCTCGGGTTGATACTGCTGGCTGTGGCTCCTCTTTCGCCCAGCCCAGTGTTTATTAATAAACCTAAACAGAACTGAGGTAGTCATGGTCACACATAGCAGCACactgactgagagagagaggaggctgGGTCAACTGCCCCCCCCCTTCATTTGCACACACTGCTCCCGCTCACTCTTTGCCGCTCACTTTGCTTTGTCGTTTGAACCGCAACTGATTTCTAATGAATTCATCCTGAGGATACTGCATAAGGGTAAAAGAAACAAGCATACACACAGACGTAAGTACTATTATATTTCATGTTTACATATGATGGTTTGTGTAATGGATGTTGTTCAAATTTGAATGAAAGTCCCTGAAGGAAATCCAAAAACTAACAATTCCTGCTGCTCCCAACTTCCAAATAACTAACTCCGAACTAATTTAGTAGTTAAAAAAACGAAAAGcgtatctcacacacacacacgcacacacacacacacacgcacacgcacacacacgcacacactgtatataaaagactaaaactaagtGTTTAGAACGCTCTCAGATGTAGGCCAGTACTGTATTTGGGTATTGGAGGTCTAAAGGAATGTGTCTTGTGCCCATGCCTGGCCTGCAGCAAGACAGCTGGTGACTATCATGTCTTCCCCAGGGCTTTAGTCAGCCATGCATAGCACAACACTGTCCAGTCTTGTAGATTTTAGTACTCATATTATTCGTATGATTTGACCTTGTTTAATACAAATGTTAAAGATGCATTTCGAGCAGGTTTTGGACAGGAGACAGCAGGTATTGTCTTCAATGCCCTTTCTACATTACTAATCTCTGCCGATAACAGTATTGGGTCAATTTGATAAATTTACACTCTGGGAGTCTCTGGCCAGTATTGGCAAACACCTCAAAGGGTGAAATTACAGCTACGTTACTCACCAGGGGAGAATGCATCATGCCCATCCAttagcacaatgacatgttATGATAATATGCTCTCTAATGTAATCTATGTAATGCCACTCGTTGGAGCTTCAGACGAAAGCCCTTTGTACATGTTTATATAAGTAGTGTTGCAGTTTTCATGTGAATGCTTGTTTGAGGTGTGTGTATGATCATTGCCAAGCAGTCAGTTGGTCCCTGGGGCGTGTAGGCTTGCAGGACAGCTGCTGGTAGCATACCATCTGCTAAAACTGCCCCCTTGCCCACCTCCACATGTCTACATGTGCTAATGACATCGGCATAACTTACACAGACGTCTGGCCAAAATATTAACCCAACTCCACTGCTGGCATGTCATCAGTGCAGGCCAGGCCTTGTATTTGTGACATGCAAGACGACTGCCAACAAATACAGCTATCATGCTAATATGCATTAGCTAGGTTGTCTAACATATTCATGTGCTTTTGTCAAGGGATGAGACGGTTGTAAAGGAGACTTCTACATCGGAAGTGGCTACAAGAACTAGGCTAAACCAATGGAGGACGATAACATTTCACCTACTGGGTTCGAGCCTCTCTTCATTAAGGAAGAGGATGCGGATCCAGACAGAACCTTAATGGAACAAAGTGAATGCAACATGGCACAATCTGGACTCACTTTCACAGGAACACAGCTGAATCCATCAGCTTTAATTAAGCCATACTTACAGGAGATGGATAACTTGCTGACAAGCTGTGAGGAGCTCAGTGGCATCCCCTTTGGTTCTCACTTCTCAGCAACTTACAATGAAACAAGCCTGACTGAATCAACTCATAGCCACAGCAAAGAGGAAGACGCAATGGAGAGCTGTGGAGAAACAAGTATTTCTCCCCAAGCATATCTTTCCACAAGCTACATTGACGTACATATGGATGGGGCTGGAACAGAAAACCAGCCAACACAAGCCCAGTCTCAAGACTTGGGCCCCATCATTACCAGGTGTGGAGTCAGCACAGAAGCTTCTCGTCAAAACACAATGCCCCTCACTTCAGCGGGAAACAAACTGAGTGACACCATGGTGGAGTATGAGGGTCAACTGTTGGGGATGTTGGCCATGCTGGAGAGCTGTATGGAAGAATCTGGGATGGACTTTGAGCCCCAAGGCTGGCCTACAGATGCAAGCCAAGAATATGTACACATCAGTAAGACACCTCATCCTTATAGGGGTACAACACTGGTGCCCGTACAGCAAGGAAGGCCAATGAAGTTGGAGACCCAGCCGATGCAATTAGAATCCTGGGCTGGTCAACATGCAAGAGGAGAGGAAGTTCCCAAGGAAAGCAGAAATAAGGAAACACTGAGTTCACCAACAAATGGAAGCCAGCAGAATCCTGTGCTAAGCCTTGACAACGTGGGTGGCTTCTCAATGGAAACACTGGAATCGCAAGACCAGGTGGGTCTTGATTCTGAGGTCAGGTTTACAGGGCCATCAATGCCATTATATAGTACAGAAAATGATCCGATGTACTGTGAGGCGACAAAGACAAGATATACGTCTACTAATGAAGGTGCAAACACGAAGGATGACGTAACTAAGATTGAAATAGACAACACTGAATTGCCAGCTGAAGAGAGACAGGAGCTCAAGATGGAAACCATCGATCTGGGATCTTGCATGAATGAACTAGGCGCTCTAGGTTCTCATATGGAGGAGTGCATAGAGGAGGTAAGTCGGTTagaaaagaggaggaaggaacTGCTGAAGGAGGTGCTGGAGTTGAGAGGGAataaagacagagaggaggcaGAGGGGAGCGATgaagaggagacagaagagCAAATTGATAGAAAAGTGGCAGAGCTGATGTGCGCACtgaagagggaggaagaggggagacgagaggagaggaagaaagagattCAGAGCCTTAGggaggagagagcagaggaggagaggaagctgTGGAAGGTAAACCTGGAGAGACAGGGCCTGCATGAGGAGCTTAGAAAGCTGAAGAGGAGGCTGTTCGCCACGGCTAGGGACTGTGCTTACAGCCAGGCCGCCCTGAACACCCAGCGCAGAGAGGTGGAGTTCCTAAAGAGAGAAGAGGTAAGGAACTCCTCAAGAAAAATCTTCATCTGTGCATCCCATTTCAGAGGAAGACCTCAAAGTAAACATCTCTTTCTTCCCATCTTCCAGGAGAAGCTGCAGTCGCTGGTGCTCCAGCTGACAGAAGAGGGCTCCCAGCTCAGGGTGGCTCAACAACAACAGGTCTTAGACCTACAAGCAGAGCTTCATTCCCAGCACGCCAGTCAGACCTCCAACACCCAGGACGAGCTGACCCAGTGCAGGAGGCACTCCTGTGGGGACATTCAGCAGTATCTGCAGGGTGGGCTGAAAGCACTGGAGGACAGGTGCTGACACTGTCTAGTACTGGTTTTCCCTGACTAAAagtcaagtttaaaaaaaagttttaatgtgGTCACCATAATTATTCTTACTTCTTATTTTTACACTACATGGGCCTTTAGTGTCTAATTAAattgttcttttcattaaatTAAATTCTCAAACTTCAAATGGTTGTCTTGGCCAGGTATGAACCCATTTTGGTCACATTGCTGAAGAGAAGGGAGGCAACAGCCGGAGCACTGGTGAAAGTCAAAGAGCAGGCCAAGGAGCTGAAGGCCCAACTGAGACCCCTAAAGGAAGAGATCCAAAAGCTGAATCTCCAGAGGGCTTGCTTGGAGGAGAAAGTCAAACTAATTTGTCTACAGAGGAGAGAGGATGTGGGGCAGTACAAGGTACGCAACACGGCAGGGGTGAGGGGTGGGTGTAAAATGGGCAAGGAAGatggaaagaaagacagaaaatgaaCTGTGTATCAGACAAAGGCAGGGTCATCTGATACATAAAGCTATGCCATTCTTACAGGAGACAGTGTACTGTCTAGAGGACAgaagcagagagctgaagacaGAGTTAAAGATCCAGAAGAGAAAAACCAAAGAGATAGAGGACCTGAGAGACAGCCTAACCGAGCAACTACTCATTTTCAGGTAAGATTTGTTCATCtatactttatttttaaatatatattttttgtgaaaaacCTCTAATTAAAGCATTTTTCTTACAGGGCTGCCATTAAGGACCATAACAACTGTGGCAATCAGGAGAAAACATGATTGTATgttgtttaattaaaaaaactgaGTTCTGTGAGTTAATAACCAACTGACCGTTTTATCTGCAACATAGTGAACTCCCACGTTTCAATTAATGCACTTTACACACATTAAGAGTCAtgctgttgttaaaataaacaactaaaattgacttgttttttttaactagaCTGCCGCTTGTAGAAAGGTTTTTGTTATGAATAAAGGCTTTGTGTTCATTGTAATCCAAGTACGACTGATGAGTTAATGTCTCTGCATGAAGAGCTGAGAGGGGTTCATGTACTTATAAGGGCAACACAGCTGAAGAACTAAAGTGGGACAGAGTAATAGGGTGAGAGTTAAGTTCGGCAGGCAGGAGAGCACCAAGACGTGACGCCAGACACATAAAAGGTCCAAGCAAAGTGTCACGAGTTATAACCGACTTTCACTAAAAGGGTGATTTAGGGTTGTTTACTTCCAAGGCACCAATCCTATTCATACAATTTGTAAGTGACACATTCATATTGAGAAACATTGACCCAGCAGACTCATAGaccaatgaaacacatttttattaagAATGCACTCACTgtacaaatacaaaatattgaCCATAGAAAAAGTTCAACCACTAATCTATATCACAACaacatttaaatgattaatGTATGACTAAGGTAAGGGGAGGTGGGACCACAAATGGACATTTCaaactgattttatttattgtaaattCATTCAGAAGAAGCTGGTGCGAAAATCAGCGTCCAGGACAATTAGGTGTTGACCCGACTGAAGCAGGGAAAATATGAGATATTTTTTAGGACCATAAGCTAGCCTGCAAACAACCTCAATCAAAGTCAGAGCAACTTGTCACTATGTTAGGCATCTTGTCAAAAAGCTGAACTACATTTTGCTTTTTATCCAACATGTGCAGAGGGAGGCTTGTTGTGGGCTTACAGTAAGATCACCATCTTAGGTTCTAGAAAACATTCTTTTTATTATTGAAAAAGTATTTGCTAAAACATTTCAGTGTTCAAGGGAGAGCCAATTTGATTACAAAAATATATCTTTTATACTCAGTGCGAAAAACAAAAAGATTGAGAGATTCTTCCGGAAATAAGTTACTCAGTTTTAAAGAGTTCTTCACTGCGAGTATTCAAAAAGAGATCACATGATTATTTCTCTTTCTTGTATTTACAGTGATTTACAGCATCGTTGTCCCACGGTAGAGAGAGGAAGATGGGGAAAAAGTAGCTGCATGGAAGTACAGAGGTGGCAGTTTGGCAGTTTGTGATGAGGTTGTAGGTTAAGACACAGCACGCGGAAGAGTTACGCTGTGGCTTCAGGGTCTGTCGAACCCTCTGGATCTTCATCGTTGTAGATGTTCTCAGCCTAAAAAGAGAAGCAGTGTGTCATTCATTCCGCCACATACCGTCAGGTTGTTAAGATGTATTCACAAGCCAGtggcattttattttagtaTAGGACAACCAGAAAAAGATCAACTGTGGGGCTTTCAAAGAGCCACATTTTAGGAATTTTAAGAAAATACTACTACATGCCTAACTGCTAGCTTTTCTGATATCTATCACAGTACAGTGTTGGATGTTTTAGTATAAAAAAGTATTACAAACTGAAGGaagtaaacacacaactggGTTAATGCACTTACCATTCCTTCATCTCTGTCTCCTCACTTTGCCCTCACTGAATCACTCCAAACGATATATCAAAAATCAATCTTGACTGAGATTTTCTCTTTGCAGTCGCTAGCTGAAATGCGTAGGAACTTCCCATCACACGACTTTCCCCTGAAAATTCACTGTCGCCTGCTTTGATCCACATGTAGTAGTTTTGGTACGAGACATGGGATCCTGGGAGCAGTCTGTCACCTAAACGTGTTGCTTCAAAATTCATTATATTCTATAGTCTTTGAGGGAAAACGCTTCGCCCTTACAAGGAATCGTGCTCTCTGCCCGTCCGTAGTAAAAATGCGTTAATAAAATGTGGTCTCAGCCGACTTACCATTTGCCAGACTTGCATAATGTTGTCTTCGGACACCGAGCAGATGACCCAGGGCTCGTTGGGGTTCCAGGAGAAGTCAGAGATCTTGGCTGTGTGGCCTCCATGGATAAACTAGTAGATGGAAGAAAAAGCCATCATTTTCATCATTACGATACAGTGCTGATGTTACAAATGATAGAGAATCTCAACTTCCAAAGTTCAGCAGGCTTCAATGAGACTCACCAGTAGCTCGGGTGGGCCATCCTCTGCATCTTCTGGTGACTGCTCTTCTCCGAttttactacacacacacaaaaaacggCCAGAGTTAAACTTGGTACCAAACAATGTTACAGTATGACTAACCCCACGACTACGTTGGGGAGACGTTCTGTTCACAGGCCTGTGAACATGACCACGATGGCTAGAATGGTAGGGGAACATCTCTGACAACCGCTATGGAGCTGCAATGCGACACGGCCAAAttcaaaaaaagacatttggaaGTAAGATGTCAAGTTGTTTACCTGAGGTCCCAGACGTTGAGGCGACGGTCTGTTCCGCTGGACGCCAGTATGGTCTCATTATGAGGTGACCACTGAACCTGGGACAGCCAGACACAGAACTCAAATTAAATTACCTTGAATGGCAAATGCAGACGTACACTACTGAAACTCTAACTAAAGATTATTTCAGGAACATGTATCTCAGCGTACATGTGTTTGCTTGGTCGATAAGTTAGATTTATGACAACGTTTTGACTCATATATTACACATTTCTCCAAGCAACAGGAAACCGTTTTGATCACAACTTTCAAATTGCATCATTGTGATCCAAAATCATCCATTGCCTTTTAACTGACTATACAGATTTAAACACAAGACATCCTGCTATCCTTATTTCAATTAAGATGCCATGAGGAATAAATATCCTACCTGGAAGATCTCATCCTTGTGCGACTCGAAGGAATGCAGCTTCAGTTTCAAGTTTCTCAAGTCCCAAAGAGCTACAGTCTGTGAACGGGAGGGAGAAATTACAAACACCTGCCAGATTTTCTTTATCTCTGCGTTTTCTAACACTGCAGTTACATAACAGCAACAATACAACCAGTATTCATTAAGTCAAAGCGTTATTAAAATGCACATGCTATCACCGAGTTGAACCCCATGCTGTAAATTAAACTAAATGATGACAATTAAGATGTGGTGGAGCATTACATTACCTTGTCTGCGGAGCCAGAGGCCAGGATGAACTCGCTGTAAGGGTTGAATGATAAACAGTTGACCTCTGCTGTGTGGGCGTCCACTGCATGGCTGGGTTTGGAGGTGTTGTTCGAACGAGTGTCCCAACTgaggtgaaaaatgaaaaaacactCATGGACTGTGAAGATGCAGGATCACACAACCTTTCAGGTGAACCGTTTCATCCGTCTTATTCATGTCATATTTGACTTAATATCAAGCTTCTTACATCATGAGCTTCTGGTCATCTGCTACAGATCCAAAGAGAGACTCGTGAAGCAAGTGCCAGGAGACGTCTTCCACCACGGCAGTGTGGCCGGTGAAAATCGTCTTCGCCTCTACTATCTTCCCCTCCTTTGGCACAGCACTTATGTCCCACAAACAGATTGTCTACAGATTAGAAAAGATGAGATATTAAAACCCATTTGGTGACCCCTAATACAGCTGGCTTTTCTCTTACATGGTCATCTGACGCACTAAGGAGAGAGCCGGACAGATTTGGATTCCAGGAGAGACCATAGCCTTCTTTCTGATGGCCTCTGAGACGCAGATCAGGGTGACACTCTCCAGAGGCATCTGTggacaatacaaaataaatgcacatCGTGTATTTCTTTGACAGCATTAACGAAAGCAGATACGCGGTAATGACGATGTGTTAAACAAAATACTTTTCGGTTAGTCAAACGGTACCAATTAGCCCACTTTACTTTCAAAGCAACTTTCCACCTTTAGCAGTGCCTTGTGCTGTGTGCAAGCCATGTACCTGGCTTGGAAGGGTGCTTGGTGTAGTCAAACACCAGCACTTCTGAAGTGGGGGTCTTGGTGGCGATGATGCAGGGGTTCTGGGGCATGTAGCGAGCACGGTTCACTTCTCCTTCATGGTTGATCTTGATTTCGATCTCGATCTTGCCGCTTACTGAGCCAAAGCCTCCAAACTCTGCAAGGAAATACAAGGACATTATGTTTACAGACATTATGTTTATATGAAGTTAATACATTATTTTCTGCCAAAGGGAAATTTATTCTGGAACagtatttttaaaaaggtataaagAATATAACTGTACATGTCTGTACATGTCAGTCAGACAAGAAAAGTCTGCCTGTCTGAACATTCACACTTATTTAGCATGTGACTATACAGGTCTCCCACCTCCTTTttcactgtcataatgtgaggCTTCAAACTGGGCGTCATCGTTAGGTAGCTGAACGCTGGCAATGACCAGGTGATTTTGCTCATCAGACGTGTGGGTGCCCAACACCAGCCGGTGCACACTGTAATCCTTCCCCTCTGGCCtggtaagggggaaaaaataatGTCATTCACACTTATTAAAAGAGTACATGTTGGTATGTGTGAGAATTACTACTGGACCAATGTGTAAAAGCATGTACCTGGAGACATCAGGCAGCCACTGGGCAGTGAGGCTGGGCCACTCTAAAGCATGGGTCATAACCAGGTCATAGAGGAATGGAGTGTTTTTCTTCCAGATCTTGTACTCCTCATTTATCACCCTCTCCTCGACCGCATCGTCAAATGCTCCTGCTGAGAGAAGAAACAGGAAATTGTTGTGAGACAATCAATCACCTAACTTGAAAGATGCGTCTATAGCTTTCACTGACTGAGGGTGCCAGTTTATTAGGGAAACTGCCAGTGTAACGTTATCTCAGACAATGCATTAATGAGAGTTAATGTTATGGCACTTAATCAACAGCTGTTTAAGGTTGTCTTTGCTCAAGGCCTGAGCAGTGATCACTATGTAGCAGTATGGGagtatgttttcagaaacatatcaccgttaacgttagctagcttacCAGGCTATCATGATTATGCTCTTGCTAGTGTAAACATAACGTAACGTTATTATAACCACTGGGTCGCGCTACGGCCTCACTTGCAACTAGGGTATATAGTAGACAATGTAAACTGGTTTGAAAACAAGAACTGCACACTGAAATGGAGATTGTTACATCTTAAAAATGCTACCTGCTTTTGTTATGACTGATTACGGTCAGCCCCggcagctagctaacgttagctgctaccTAAGCTAGCCaagtagctaacgctagctaagaGATGTCGGATAAAAACTGACCACAACAAAACCCTTCGCCTTAACTTACCTTCTTTGTCTGCCATTGCAGGTATATTGAGTAGCTGACAGCCCACTATACAGATACTTTGGGACAATTGAGATTAGGAGCCAAAAAGCCTTGTCTCAGGTCCACCTCTGGTGTGCCAGCAGATCCCCGGTGCGTAAAGGCACAGAAAACGACGCTAAGCTAACAGCTAACGTGAAGCAGCCGATTGTGAGAGACGTGGTGGGTGCATTCGCGCGCTCTGTCCAAGCGGGAGGGCCGTCCTTCCACAAATCCAATGCTCGTGCTgaccagcagagggcagcaggAGGCCGTCATCTAGTGCATAGGCCGTGTGATGTTGCTTTCAAGTGCCTAAATCAGACATTGGGACCATAGCTAGCTACCCATTTATCTATGGACCATACCGTACTACTCTTAATACATCTGTTGTTCTTGTTTATAGTAGCATTACTACTACTTTGAGAGCAACAAAAATTGCCCATAtcctttttatttacattttttattaacagTTTTTTGAATGTATATTTACTTGTCAAATACATTCAAACTGTCAAAATGTTGGCACAAGAAAATGATGATCCTTTTTCAATTTGCACACGGAACTGTCAATTTTCACATCTATTAATGCAAAAGACAACATGCATTTCTTGATGGCTATTGGTCAACTGTAAATACCGTTGGAGTACAGGGTTATCTGATTGGACACTTACAGTAAACTAATCTCTTATTGGCTAAGGGTGACGCGGGCCCTTCAACGATAACCGCATGCTCGCTAACCACCGTTGTGTCTACCATGTCCTGACTAATaacttatatactgtctatgctaaTAACCTACTATAATACATACATGCTTATGCTTATAACACGGACATTTATGTCAGTATGTCTGCGACTGATATGAACCGTACGCTCGACATTCTAAGGTCACTGTATCCGCACATACAGACACTGGAGGAGTTTGCGAACAGCATCGTGTTcagagaaggacagagagcagTGCTGATTGAACAGTCCGACACAAACCGCTTCAAATCCTTCGTCCGGGGTGTTTTTGTATGCTTTGACAAGGAACTACAGCAAGTGCCAAGCTGCAACCAGGTATCTTTACCTTAAATTAAAAACTATCCGGCATGCCAGTTTCTTAGCTTACACAACAGTAAAACCAGAGACGTTTTTTCGGTGGTATCTTTGGTAAAACCTTggtagctaacgctagctgtcgtGCTAACTGTTATTATCCTATGGCAGTGTTTTGGAGTAGTGTTCTGCTTAAATATAACCTACCATATAGCTAGTACGTCATCCCTCATTTTTGGGTGTGAAAGAGTTGGGACCAATACATGTGCTTAGGGCTGGGACAGGATATTTTCCTTGCAGTTCAACATTAAATGTGGCAGTAACTGTAAATGACGAGTACAGTTTATTACATGAAGGGAATTTTATTGTGGAGTTTAAAAATATCGTAAATAAGAATTATAAGGGAACAATCAATAGCTGTGTCGTGCATGCCAAATTTACatcaatacataaatacaagtgTGATAAGTCGTGGTAAATTATGGATGTACAAACCACTAAGCTGCCAGGTTTATACAAGACTGAATTTGAGTTTATTAATGCAAAAATTGAAGGAACACTTCAGGATTTAATG
It includes:
- the sync gene encoding syncoilin, coding for MEDDNISPTGFEPLFIKEEDADPDRTLMEQSECNMAQSGLTFTGTQLNPSALIKPYLQEMDNLLTSCEELSGIPFGSHFSATYNETSLTESTHSHSKEEDAMESCGETSISPQAYLSTSYIDVHMDGAGTENQPTQAQSQDLGPIITRCGVSTEASRQNTMPLTSAGNKLSDTMVEYEGQLLGMLAMLESCMEESGMDFEPQGWPTDASQEYVHISKTPHPYRGTTLVPVQQGRPMKLETQPMQLESWAGQHARGEEVPKESRNKETLSSPTNGSQQNPVLSLDNVGGFSMETLESQDQVGLDSEVRFTGPSMPLYSTENDPMYCEATKTRYTSTNEGANTKDDVTKIEIDNTELPAEERQELKMETIDLGSCMNELGALGSHMEECIEEVSRLEKRRKELLKEVLELRGNKDREEAEGSDEEETEEQIDRKVAELMCALKREEEGRREERKKEIQSLREERAEEERKLWKVNLERQGLHEELRKLKRRLFATARDCAYSQAALNTQRREVEFLKREEEKLQSLVLQLTEEGSQLRVAQQQQVLDLQAELHSQHASQTSNTQDELTQCRRHSCGDIQQYLQGGLKALEDRYEPILVTLLKRREATAGALVKVKEQAKELKAQLRPLKEEIQKLNLQRACLEEKVKLICLQRREDVGQYKETVYCLEDRSRELKTELKIQKRKTKEIEDLRDSLTEQLLIFRAAIKDHNNCGNQEKT